In Arthrobacter sp. UKPF54-2, the following are encoded in one genomic region:
- a CDS encoding RNA polymerase sigma factor: protein MTPSSAKKEPADQAELSPEEKKAAANAKRAATRAANKAAKDAASAAGDDSAPAVAKPEPKKRGPKPGAKAAAEAASKSRDEDSDDVEVDEELDDVTPDVVELGDDGEEVAGKAAAATTGSGFVYSDADDDDAPVQQVMSAGATADPVKDYLKQIGKVALLNAEQEVDLALRIEAGLFAEEKIAADDGSMDPKLKRELEFVIHDGKRAKNHLLEANLRLVVSLAKRYTGRGMLFLDLIQEGNLGLIRAVEKFDYTKGFKFSTYATWWIRQAITRAMADQARTIRIPVHMVEVINKLARVQRQMLQDLGREPTPEELALELDMTPEKVVEVQKYGREPISLHTPLGEDGDSEFGDLIEDSEAVVPADAVSFTLLQEQLHSVLDTLSEREAGVVAMRFGLTDGQPKTLDEIGKVYGVTRERIRQIESKTMSKLRHPSRSQVLRDYLD, encoded by the coding sequence GTGACCCCGTCTTCCGCGAAGAAGGAACCCGCCGACCAGGCCGAATTGTCTCCCGAGGAGAAGAAGGCGGCGGCAAACGCCAAGCGTGCCGCTACGCGTGCAGCCAACAAGGCTGCTAAAGACGCAGCTTCCGCCGCCGGCGATGACTCCGCCCCGGCAGTCGCCAAGCCTGAGCCCAAGAAGCGCGGGCCCAAGCCCGGCGCCAAAGCCGCGGCCGAAGCCGCCAGCAAGTCCCGGGACGAGGACTCCGACGACGTTGAGGTCGACGAGGAACTCGATGACGTGACCCCCGATGTCGTCGAGCTCGGCGACGACGGCGAAGAAGTAGCAGGCAAGGCGGCTGCAGCCACCACCGGCTCCGGCTTCGTCTACTCCGACGCCGACGACGACGACGCCCCGGTGCAGCAGGTTATGTCCGCCGGCGCCACCGCCGACCCGGTCAAGGACTACCTGAAGCAGATCGGCAAGGTCGCGCTGCTGAACGCCGAACAGGAAGTCGACCTCGCCCTGCGCATCGAGGCGGGCCTCTTTGCCGAGGAGAAGATCGCTGCCGACGACGGCTCCATGGATCCGAAGCTCAAGCGCGAGCTCGAGTTTGTCATCCACGACGGCAAGCGCGCCAAGAACCACCTGCTGGAGGCCAACCTTCGTCTGGTGGTCTCCCTCGCCAAGCGCTACACCGGCCGCGGCATGCTGTTCCTGGACCTCATCCAGGAAGGCAACCTGGGCCTGATCCGTGCTGTCGAGAAGTTCGACTACACCAAAGGCTTCAAGTTCTCCACCTACGCCACCTGGTGGATCCGCCAGGCCATCACCCGTGCCATGGCCGACCAGGCCCGCACCATCCGCATCCCGGTGCACATGGTGGAAGTCATCAACAAGCTGGCCCGCGTCCAGCGCCAGATGCTGCAGGACCTCGGCCGCGAACCCACCCCTGAAGAGCTGGCCCTCGAGCTGGACATGACCCCGGAAAAGGTCGTCGAGGTCCAGAAGTACGGCCGCGAACCGATCTCGCTGCACACCCCGCTGGGCGAGGACGGCGACTCCGAATTCGGTGACCTGATCGAGGACTCCGAAGCCGTGGTCCCGGCCGACGCCGTGAGCTTCACCCTGTTGCAGGAACAGCTGCATTCGGTGCTGGACACCCTCTCCGAGCGCGAGGCCGGCGTCGTCGCGATGCGCTTCGGCCTGACCGACGGACAGCCGAAGACTTTAGACGAAATCGGCAAAGTCTACGGCGTCACGCGCGAGCGTATCCGCCAGATCGAATCGAAGACCATGTCCAAGCTGCGCCACCCGTCCCGCTCGCAGGTCCTGCGCGACTACCTGGACTAA
- a CDS encoding DUF4192 family protein, whose translation MTAPDHLKITGPEDILGFIPHSLGYWPANSLVAMTLQGKRLGATLRVDLPEPSRCRGPALAAFARTVRDYLEADEEADGALLAIFSAPEGAADDGAEGDTADDGGPDAGGGVPDGDIAPSLARLLAELERTLGAAGLPVRDAWLIGARYWRNAHCTDPSCCAPPGRPIEEIRNSRLNAELVFRGSSVGAAPGRSARGRPAAGGTPAPDEPAALEAEQGWAREFSGRWRNRAQFHAVLEVWERVLESANRPAGNTAGRQSAGVPAAALQAGLAGYLRATLCVAPWRDAVLVMAAAGRAAAEAGAEKFGVFDAGPDEAAPLPELDGFPVAAPAPGPAPGEAPTAGETPGYGDVLLGLLPPAPDWARLAGLDRVLVFLGGCGGGEAKAAALTGRGWIEWCRGRGSFADALFSAADAEQPGYRLAELLAELGRRGTLCGWARRRDAAWQKFDPDAA comes from the coding sequence ATGACAGCCCCCGACCATCTGAAAATCACCGGCCCCGAAGACATCCTCGGCTTCATCCCGCATTCACTCGGCTACTGGCCGGCCAACAGCCTCGTGGCCATGACCTTGCAGGGAAAGCGCCTCGGGGCGACCCTGCGGGTCGACCTCCCGGAGCCGTCCAGGTGCCGGGGCCCTGCGCTGGCCGCGTTTGCGCGGACCGTCCGCGACTACCTTGAGGCCGACGAGGAGGCGGACGGCGCGCTGCTCGCCATCTTCTCCGCGCCGGAGGGCGCTGCCGACGACGGCGCGGAGGGGGACACGGCCGACGACGGCGGACCCGACGCCGGCGGAGGCGTCCCCGACGGCGACATCGCTCCCTCCCTGGCGAGGCTCCTGGCTGAACTGGAGCGCACCCTCGGCGCGGCCGGGCTGCCGGTGCGGGATGCCTGGCTGATCGGGGCGCGGTACTGGCGCAACGCCCACTGCACCGACCCGTCCTGCTGCGCGCCGCCGGGCCGGCCGATCGAGGAAATCCGGAACAGCAGGCTCAACGCCGAGCTCGTCTTCCGTGGCAGCAGCGTGGGCGCCGCCCCGGGCCGCTCAGCCCGGGGTCGCCCGGCCGCGGGCGGGACGCCAGCGCCGGACGAGCCGGCCGCGCTGGAGGCGGAGCAGGGCTGGGCCCGGGAATTCTCCGGCCGGTGGCGGAACCGGGCGCAGTTCCATGCGGTGCTGGAGGTCTGGGAGCGCGTGCTGGAGTCCGCGAACCGCCCGGCGGGCAATACCGCCGGGAGGCAGTCCGCCGGCGTGCCGGCTGCCGCGCTTCAGGCCGGCCTTGCCGGGTACCTGCGCGCGACGCTGTGCGTGGCGCCCTGGCGGGACGCAGTCCTGGTCATGGCCGCCGCCGGGCGCGCGGCCGCGGAAGCCGGAGCCGAGAAGTTCGGCGTGTTCGACGCCGGGCCGGACGAGGCGGCCCCGCTGCCCGAGCTCGACGGCTTCCCCGTGGCTGCGCCCGCTCCCGGCCCGGCGCCGGGGGAGGCCCCCACTGCCGGGGAGACCCCGGGGTACGGCGACGTACTGCTGGGCCTGCTGCCTCCGGCTCCGGACTGGGCACGGCTGGCGGGGCTCGACCGGGTTCTCGTCTTCCTCGGCGGCTGCGGCGGCGGGGAGGCAAAAGCCGCTGCCCTCACCGGCCGGGGCTGGATTGAATGGTGCCGCGGCCGCGGGTCGTTCGCCGATGCGCTCTTCAGCGCGGCCGACGCCGAACAGCCCGGCTACCGGCTGGCCGAGTTGCTGGCCGAGCTGGGCCGCCGCGGGACCTTGTGCGGGTGGGCGCGGCGCAGGGACGCCGCGTGGCAGAAGTTCGATCCCGACGCCGCCTGA
- a CDS encoding nitrate/nitrite transporter: protein MTSPRAWLIWIVGVFAYLVAVSQRTSFGVVGLEATARFHASAAEISFFTVLQLLVYAALQIPVGVLVDRFGSRAMIAGGALLMGFGQLQLAFADSIPGGVLGRVLVGAGDAMTFVSVIRLIPLWFAPSRVPLLTQLTGMSGQLGQLFSVVPFALILHSAGWTPAFLTLAGMSGLAVVLVVVLLQDLPPGHPAPEPSQGLRATGVSLSRAWRQPGTRLGLWSHFTVQFSGTVFAMTWGYPFLISAQGLDTGTVSALMALYVAAAMAAGPLMGSFVARHPLRRSTMVLLISGATAVAWAAVLLQPERSPLWLLAGLVVVLAVGGPGSMIGFDFARTFNPAHRIGTATGIVNVGGFIAALLSIFLIGLALDALHLAGLSPEGLYSLGAFRIALSVQFLLLVAGAAAILITRRKVRRQMAAQGVVVPPLLAALARQRRLVAERRRTP, encoded by the coding sequence GTGACCTCCCCCCGCGCCTGGCTGATCTGGATCGTCGGGGTCTTCGCGTACCTGGTGGCGGTCAGTCAGCGCACCTCCTTCGGCGTCGTGGGCCTCGAGGCCACTGCCCGGTTCCACGCCAGCGCCGCCGAAATCTCCTTTTTCACCGTGCTGCAGCTGCTGGTCTACGCTGCCCTGCAGATTCCCGTCGGCGTGCTGGTGGACCGCTTCGGCTCGCGCGCCATGATTGCCGGCGGCGCCCTGCTGATGGGCTTCGGCCAGCTCCAGCTGGCCTTCGCCGACAGCATCCCGGGCGGTGTCCTGGGCCGGGTGCTGGTGGGCGCCGGGGACGCCATGACGTTCGTGTCCGTGATCCGGCTGATCCCGCTCTGGTTCGCCCCGTCCCGGGTGCCGCTGCTCACCCAGCTGACCGGCATGTCCGGCCAGCTGGGCCAGCTTTTCTCCGTGGTGCCGTTCGCCCTGATCCTGCACTCGGCAGGCTGGACCCCGGCGTTCCTGACCCTGGCCGGGATGTCCGGGCTCGCCGTCGTGCTCGTGGTGGTGCTGTTGCAGGACCTGCCGCCGGGCCACCCCGCGCCGGAACCCTCGCAGGGGCTGCGCGCCACCGGGGTGTCACTGTCCCGGGCGTGGCGCCAGCCCGGCACCCGGCTGGGCCTGTGGAGCCACTTCACCGTGCAGTTCAGCGGCACCGTCTTCGCGATGACCTGGGGCTACCCTTTCCTGATTTCGGCGCAGGGGCTGGACACCGGCACCGTGTCCGCCCTGATGGCGCTGTACGTCGCCGCCGCGATGGCCGCCGGGCCGCTGATGGGCAGCTTTGTGGCCCGCCACCCGCTGCGCCGCTCCACCATGGTGCTGCTGATCTCCGGCGCCACGGCCGTGGCCTGGGCCGCGGTGCTACTCCAGCCGGAGCGGTCGCCGCTGTGGCTGCTGGCCGGGCTGGTGGTGGTCCTGGCCGTCGGCGGCCCCGGCTCGATGATCGGCTTCGACTTCGCCCGGACCTTCAACCCTGCGCACCGGATCGGGACCGCCACCGGGATCGTGAACGTGGGCGGCTTCATCGCCGCCCTGCTCTCGATCTTCCTGATCGGGCTGGCGCTGGATGCGCTGCACCTGGCCGGGCTGTCGCCCGAAGGGCTTTACAGCCTCGGCGCGTTCCGGATCGCGCTCAGCGTGCAGTTCCTGCTGCTGGTGGCCGGTGCCGCGGCCATCCTGATCACGCGGCGGAAAGTGCGCCGGCAGATGGCGGCGCAGGGCGTGGTGGTGCCGCCGCTGCTGGCGGCCCTCGCCCGGCAGCGCCGGCTCGTCGCGGAGCGCCGCCGCACCCCCTGA
- a CDS encoding proteasome assembly chaperone family protein, whose amino-acid sequence MMERISGSLLDPQTLYVRDDALFRSPELRGLNLLMGFTGFADAGHVVKQITAELLDTLESELIAEFDADQLIDYRSRRPQVSFVEDHLQDYQAPRLALYRMQDGLGKPFLLLAGFEPDLQWERFARAVVGIVEELDVNLAAWIHSIPMPVPHTRPVGVTVHGNRPELIEGISVWKPTVEVPAAVGHILELRLVEAGRNIAGYVIHVPHYLAEAEYPTAAVAGLEYLGAATSLMLPTDRLREAGREVGRQIAEQIDASEEVQQVVSRLETRYDEKAEGTVRRSLLADENDQLPNADALGAAVEAYLARKEPGE is encoded by the coding sequence GTGATGGAACGGATTTCAGGCTCCCTGCTGGACCCCCAGACTCTGTACGTCCGTGATGACGCGCTGTTCCGCAGTCCCGAGCTGCGCGGGCTCAACCTGCTGATGGGCTTCACCGGCTTCGCCGACGCCGGCCACGTCGTCAAGCAGATCACCGCGGAACTGCTGGACACCCTGGAGTCCGAGCTCATAGCCGAGTTCGACGCCGACCAGCTGATCGACTACCGCTCCCGGCGGCCGCAGGTCAGCTTCGTCGAGGACCACCTGCAGGACTACCAGGCCCCGCGCCTGGCCCTGTACCGGATGCAGGACGGGCTGGGCAAGCCGTTCCTGCTGCTGGCCGGGTTCGAACCGGACCTGCAGTGGGAGCGCTTCGCCCGCGCCGTGGTCGGCATCGTGGAGGAACTTGACGTCAATCTGGCGGCCTGGATCCACTCCATCCCGATGCCGGTGCCGCACACCCGCCCGGTCGGGGTCACCGTGCACGGCAACAGGCCGGAACTGATCGAGGGGATCTCGGTCTGGAAGCCCACCGTCGAGGTGCCGGCCGCCGTCGGCCACATCCTGGAGCTGCGCCTGGTCGAGGCGGGCCGGAACATCGCCGGCTACGTCATCCACGTGCCGCATTACCTGGCCGAGGCCGAATACCCGACGGCCGCCGTCGCCGGGCTGGAATACCTGGGCGCGGCGACCTCGCTGATGCTTCCCACTGACCGGCTCCGCGAAGCCGGCCGGGAAGTCGGCCGGCAGATCGCCGAACAGATCGACGCCTCCGAGGAGGTCCAGCAGGTCGTCTCCCGCCTGGAAACCCGGTACGACGAGAAGGCCGAGGGGACGGTGCGCCGCTCGCTGCTCGCCGACGAGAACGACCAGCTCCCCAACGCCGACGCGCTCGGCGCCGCCGTCGAGGCCTATCTGGCCCGTAAAGAGCCCGGCGAATAA
- a CDS encoding leucyl aminopeptidase encodes MVKNTEVKLSAIAGDLKKSPSDALVVGVGQGTDGPVLLENPLSAKAAEALAESLAVLGLTGAADQAHRLPGLPEAGATVLVLAGVGKVAAGAPLSEEALRRAAGSAVRQLAGVATVTLALPTPSLAAVAAVAEGAAMGAYSFTEYRTAKDGIKDPVKNVRILTDFAADKALAPVLERASLIGKAVNATRTLVNQPPSHLYPESFADAAKDLAKGLPVKVTVWDEKRLEKDGFGGILGVGKGSTRQPRLVKVEYAPAKATAKIALVGKGITFDTGGISLKPHLGMGDMKSDMAGAAVVLNTVLALAELGLPVKATAWLCIAENMPSGAAQRPADVMTIFGGKTVEVLNTDAEGRLVMADGIVAASQEYPDAIIDVATLTGAQLIALGDRTAGVMGSDSVTGAIKAAADRAGELVWPMPLPEELRPSLDSQVADIANIGERHGGMMTAAVFLREFVGKGKDGEQIPWAHIDIAGPSFNNGSPYGYNHKQGTGCTVRTLVAYVEDLLSTAV; translated from the coding sequence GTGGTCAAGAATACCGAAGTCAAACTGAGTGCCATCGCCGGAGACTTGAAGAAGTCGCCGTCCGACGCCCTCGTCGTCGGCGTGGGACAGGGCACCGACGGCCCCGTGCTGCTGGAGAACCCGCTCTCGGCCAAGGCTGCCGAGGCGCTGGCCGAGTCCCTGGCCGTTCTTGGCCTCACCGGTGCCGCCGACCAAGCGCACCGCCTCCCCGGCCTGCCCGAGGCCGGCGCGACCGTGCTGGTCCTCGCCGGCGTCGGCAAGGTCGCCGCCGGCGCCCCGCTCTCCGAGGAAGCACTGCGCCGGGCGGCCGGCTCCGCCGTGCGCCAACTCGCCGGCGTCGCCACCGTCACCCTCGCACTGCCGACGCCGAGCCTGGCCGCCGTCGCGGCCGTCGCCGAAGGCGCCGCGATGGGCGCCTACTCCTTCACCGAGTACCGCACCGCCAAGGACGGCATCAAGGACCCGGTCAAGAATGTCCGCATCCTCACCGACTTCGCCGCGGACAAGGCACTGGCGCCCGTGCTCGAGCGCGCCTCCCTGATCGGCAAGGCCGTCAACGCCACCCGCACGCTGGTCAACCAGCCGCCGAGCCACCTGTACCCCGAGTCGTTCGCCGACGCCGCCAAGGACCTGGCCAAGGGCCTGCCCGTCAAGGTGACCGTCTGGGACGAGAAGCGCCTGGAGAAGGACGGCTTCGGCGGCATCCTCGGCGTCGGCAAGGGCTCCACCCGCCAGCCGCGCCTGGTCAAGGTCGAGTACGCCCCGGCCAAAGCCACCGCCAAGATCGCGCTTGTGGGCAAGGGCATCACCTTCGACACCGGCGGAATCTCGCTGAAGCCGCACCTGGGCATGGGCGACATGAAGTCGGACATGGCCGGCGCCGCCGTCGTCCTCAACACCGTCCTGGCCCTCGCCGAACTGGGCCTGCCGGTCAAGGCCACCGCGTGGCTGTGCATCGCGGAGAACATGCCCTCCGGCGCGGCCCAGCGTCCTGCCGACGTCATGACCATCTTCGGCGGCAAGACCGTCGAGGTGCTGAACACCGACGCCGAGGGCCGCCTGGTGATGGCCGACGGCATCGTCGCCGCGAGCCAGGAGTACCCGGACGCGATCATCGACGTCGCCACCCTCACCGGCGCGCAGCTGATCGCCCTCGGCGACCGCACCGCCGGCGTGATGGGCTCCGATTCGGTCACCGGCGCGATCAAGGCCGCCGCGGACCGCGCCGGCGAGCTGGTCTGGCCGATGCCGCTGCCCGAGGAACTGCGTCCCAGCCTGGACTCGCAGGTCGCCGACATCGCCAACATCGGCGAACGGCACGGCGGCATGATGACCGCTGCCGTATTCCTGCGCGAATTCGTCGGCAAGGGCAAGGACGGCGAGCAGATCCCGTGGGCCCACATCGACATCGCCGGACCGTCCTTCAACAACGGCAGCCCGTACGGCTACAACCACAAGCAGGGAACCGGCTGCACGGTGCGCACCCTGGTGGCCTATGTCGAGGACCTTCTCTCCACGGCCGTCTAG
- the lpdA gene encoding dihydrolipoyl dehydrogenase produces the protein MADQATAQEFDILVLGGGSGGYATALRAVQLGLTVGLIEKGKLGGTCLHNGCIPTKALLHSAELADHARDSAKYGVNVTLDSIDINAVNAYKDGIIAGKFKGLQGLIKGKKGITVIEGEGKLQGTDTVVVNGTAYKGKNIVLATGSYSRTLPGLEIGGKVITSDEALTMDFIPKSAIILGGGVIGVEFASVWKSFGVDVTIVEGLPSLVPNEDATIVKNFERAFKKRGIKFSTGVFFQGVEQNDDGVKVTLVDGKTFEADLMLVAVGRGPVTANLGYEEAGLTIDRGFVITNERLHTGVGNIYAVGDIVPGVQLAHRGYQQGIFVAEEIAGLKPVVVEDVNIPKVTYSEPEIATVGYTEKAAKAKFGDDQIETQEYNLAGNGKSSILGTSGIVKLVRQKDGPVVGVHMIGARMGEQIGEAQLIVNWEAYPEDVAQLVHAHPTQNESLGEAHLALAGKPLHG, from the coding sequence GTGGCCGATCAGGCAACTGCGCAAGAATTCGACATCCTGGTACTCGGTGGCGGCAGCGGCGGCTACGCAACTGCGCTCCGCGCCGTCCAGCTCGGCCTTACGGTCGGCCTCATCGAAAAGGGAAAGCTCGGCGGCACCTGCCTGCACAACGGCTGCATCCCCACCAAGGCCCTGCTGCACTCCGCCGAACTGGCCGACCACGCCCGTGATTCCGCCAAGTACGGCGTCAACGTGACCCTGGACAGCATCGACATCAACGCCGTCAACGCGTACAAGGACGGCATCATTGCCGGCAAGTTCAAGGGCCTCCAGGGACTCATCAAGGGCAAAAAGGGCATCACCGTCATTGAGGGCGAGGGCAAGCTCCAGGGCACCGACACCGTCGTCGTGAACGGCACCGCGTACAAGGGCAAGAACATTGTCCTCGCGACCGGCTCCTACTCCCGCACCCTGCCCGGCCTCGAAATCGGCGGCAAGGTCATCACCTCCGACGAAGCCCTCACCATGGACTTCATCCCGAAGAGCGCCATCATCCTCGGCGGCGGCGTGATCGGCGTCGAGTTCGCCTCAGTCTGGAAGTCCTTCGGCGTCGACGTCACCATCGTTGAAGGCCTGCCGTCCCTCGTCCCAAACGAGGACGCGACGATCGTCAAGAACTTCGAGCGCGCCTTCAAGAAGCGCGGCATCAAGTTCTCCACCGGCGTCTTCTTTCAGGGCGTCGAGCAGAACGACGACGGCGTCAAGGTCACCCTCGTCGACGGCAAGACCTTCGAAGCCGACCTTATGCTGGTCGCCGTCGGCCGCGGCCCCGTCACGGCCAACCTCGGCTACGAAGAGGCCGGGCTGACGATCGACCGCGGCTTTGTCATCACCAACGAGCGCCTGCACACCGGCGTCGGCAACATCTACGCCGTGGGCGACATCGTCCCGGGCGTCCAGCTCGCCCACCGCGGCTACCAGCAGGGTATCTTCGTGGCCGAGGAAATCGCCGGCCTCAAGCCCGTGGTCGTGGAGGACGTCAACATCCCCAAGGTCACCTACTCCGAGCCGGAGATCGCCACCGTGGGCTACACCGAGAAGGCTGCCAAGGCCAAGTTCGGCGACGACCAGATCGAGACCCAGGAATACAACCTCGCCGGCAACGGCAAGAGCTCCATCCTGGGCACGTCCGGCATCGTGAAGCTGGTCCGCCAGAAGGACGGCCCCGTCGTCGGCGTCCACATGATCGGCGCCCGCATGGGCGAGCAGATCGGCGAGGCCCAGCTGATCGTGAACTGGGAAGCCTACCCGGAGGACGTGGCCCAGCTGGTGCACGCCCACCCGACCCAGAACGAGTCGCTCGGCGAAGCCCACCTCGCCCTGGCCGGGAAGCCCCTGCACGGCTAA
- the sucB gene encoding 2-oxoglutarate dehydrogenase, E2 component, dihydrolipoamide succinyltransferase: protein MSESVNLPALGESVTEGTVTRWLKQVGDRVEVDEPLLEVSTDKVDTEIPSPIAGVIEEILVAEDETAEVGAPLVRIGDGSGSGSAESAAPAAEEAPAAEAPAETPAGTEAPAPEDETPAAAETPAAAPAGEGHEVTLPALGESVTEGTVTRWLKSIGDTVEVDEPLLEVSTDKVDTEIPSPVAGTLQEIRVAEDETAEVGSVLAVIGSGAAAPAPAPAPEAPKQEAPKQEAPAPAEAPKQEAPKQEAPKQEAPAPAEAPKQEAPKQEAAPAAPAGAAESGYVTPLVRKLANQQGVDISSLTGTGVGGRIRKQDVLAAAEAKAAPAPAAASAPSAAPAAASAELSSLRGTVQKAPRIRQVIARRMRESLDISTQLTQVHEVDMTKVAKLRAKAKNSFQAQNGSKLTFLPFIAKAVAEALKQHPKVNASYDEDKQEITYHNAEHLAIAVDTDKGLLVPVIADAGNLNLAGLAGKIADVADRTRNGKIGPDELSGGTFSITNIGSVGALFDTPIINQPQVAILGTGAIVKRAVVVSDENGDDSIAIRSMMYLSLTYDHRLVDGADAGRFLQTLKARLEEGAFEADLGL from the coding sequence ATGTCTGAATCCGTTAACTTGCCCGCCCTCGGTGAGAGCGTCACCGAAGGAACCGTCACCCGCTGGCTCAAGCAGGTCGGTGACCGGGTAGAGGTGGACGAGCCCCTGCTCGAAGTTTCCACCGACAAAGTAGACACCGAGATCCCCTCTCCGATCGCCGGCGTGATCGAGGAAATCCTCGTCGCCGAAGACGAGACCGCCGAGGTCGGCGCACCGCTGGTGCGCATCGGCGACGGCTCCGGCTCCGGCTCTGCCGAATCAGCTGCCCCGGCCGCCGAGGAAGCCCCCGCTGCCGAAGCTCCGGCCGAGACCCCCGCCGGCACGGAGGCTCCCGCCCCCGAAGACGAGACCCCGGCAGCTGCCGAGACCCCGGCCGCCGCCCCCGCCGGCGAGGGCCACGAAGTGACCCTTCCCGCCCTGGGCGAGAGCGTCACCGAAGGCACCGTCACACGCTGGCTGAAGAGCATCGGCGACACCGTCGAGGTGGACGAGCCGCTGCTGGAAGTCTCCACCGACAAGGTCGACACCGAAATCCCCTCGCCGGTCGCCGGCACCCTGCAGGAAATCCGCGTCGCCGAAGACGAGACGGCCGAGGTCGGTTCCGTCCTCGCCGTGATCGGCTCCGGCGCCGCCGCCCCGGCACCCGCACCGGCACCCGAGGCTCCCAAGCAGGAAGCTCCGAAGCAGGAAGCCCCGGCTCCGGCCGAGGCACCCAAGCAGGAGGCTCCCAAGCAGGAAGCCCCAAAGCAGGAAGCCCCGGCTCCGGCCGAAGCACCCAAGCAGGAGGCTCCCAAGCAGGAAGCAGCCCCGGCCGCTCCCGCAGGCGCGGCTGAGTCCGGCTACGTCACTCCCCTGGTCCGCAAGCTCGCCAACCAGCAGGGTGTGGACATCTCCTCGCTGACCGGCACCGGCGTCGGCGGCCGCATCCGCAAGCAGGACGTGCTGGCCGCAGCCGAAGCCAAGGCAGCCCCCGCCCCGGCTGCTGCCTCCGCCCCGTCCGCTGCCCCGGCCGCGGCGTCGGCTGAACTGTCCTCGCTGCGCGGCACCGTGCAGAAGGCCCCGCGCATCCGCCAGGTCATTGCCCGCCGCATGCGCGAGTCGCTGGACATCTCCACCCAGCTGACCCAGGTCCACGAGGTGGACATGACCAAGGTCGCCAAGCTGCGCGCCAAGGCCAAGAACTCCTTCCAAGCGCAGAACGGCTCCAAGCTGACTTTCCTGCCCTTCATCGCCAAGGCCGTCGCCGAAGCCCTGAAGCAGCACCCGAAGGTCAACGCCTCCTACGACGAGGACAAGCAGGAGATCACCTACCACAACGCCGAGCACCTGGCGATTGCCGTAGACACCGACAAGGGCCTGCTGGTTCCGGTCATCGCCGACGCCGGCAACCTGAACCTGGCCGGCCTGGCCGGCAAGATCGCCGACGTCGCCGACCGCACCCGCAACGGCAAGATCGGCCCGGACGAGCTCTCCGGCGGCACCTTCAGCATCACCAACATCGGTTCCGTGGGCGCCCTCTTCGACACCCCGATCATCAACCAGCCGCAGGTCGCCATCCTCGGCACCGGCGCGATCGTCAAGCGCGCCGTCGTGGTCTCCGACGAGAACGGCGACGACTCGATCGCGATCCGTTCGATGATGTACCTCTCCCTGACGTACGACCACCGCTTGGTGGACGGCGCCGACGCAGGACGCTTCCTGCAGACGCTGAAGGCACGCCTTGAGGAAGGCGCCTTCGAAGCCGACCTCGGCCTCTAG